The Candidatus Desulfatibia profunda genome includes a region encoding these proteins:
- the amrS gene encoding AmmeMemoRadiSam system radical SAM enzyme, translating into MKKINRRHFLFCSAACLCSAATAQAFWPLSITKSSLSGPDDIRGTVFKGDAPAKLWKWSHEGFLYRKLDNNKVVCGICPNHCMLSPGDRSICRSKVNMGGVLYTLTYGNPCSLNVDPIEKKPLFHFQPRTQVFSIATSGCNFRCLNCQNWEISQAKPHEVRQYELFPADVVKAAQRADAPSIAYTYSEPITFFEYMLDTARLARANKINNVLISNGYINRKPLLELCKVLDAANVNLKSLSDDIYRKLNGGRLQPVLNTFKTLHEQGVHFEMTNLVVPGYVDDADMVKQMCRWILDNLGPNYPLHFLRFFPKYKLDRLAPTPLSTLIRFRELAMEAGIRYVYVGNVSFREGNNTYCHNCKKLLIERIGYIIPAYNLDGDRCKYCQTVIPGRW; encoded by the coding sequence ATGAAAAAAATTAACCGACGACATTTTCTTTTTTGCAGCGCGGCCTGCCTTTGCAGCGCCGCGACAGCCCAGGCCTTCTGGCCGCTTTCCATCACTAAAAGTTCGCTCTCCGGGCCCGACGATATCCGCGGCACCGTGTTCAAAGGCGATGCGCCCGCAAAGCTTTGGAAATGGTCCCACGAAGGGTTTCTGTATCGCAAGCTGGACAACAACAAAGTGGTGTGCGGCATCTGTCCCAACCACTGCATGCTGTCGCCGGGCGACCGCAGCATCTGCCGCAGCAAGGTCAATATGGGCGGCGTTCTTTACACGCTGACCTACGGCAACCCTTGCAGTCTCAATGTCGATCCGATTGAAAAAAAGCCGCTGTTTCATTTCCAACCGCGCACACAAGTCTTTTCCATCGCCACCTCCGGCTGCAATTTTCGCTGCCTGAACTGTCAAAACTGGGAAATTTCGCAGGCCAAACCCCATGAAGTCCGGCAATACGAGCTTTTTCCGGCCGATGTGGTCAAGGCGGCCCAGCGCGCCGACGCCCCATCCATCGCCTACACCTACAGCGAACCGATCACCTTTTTTGAATACATGCTCGACACCGCGCGCCTGGCCCGCGCAAACAAAATAAACAATGTGTTGATTTCAAACGGATACATCAACCGCAAACCGCTCCTGGAACTGTGCAAGGTCCTGGACGCCGCCAATGTCAACCTCAAATCGCTCAGCGACGACATCTATCGCAAACTAAACGGCGGACGCCTCCAGCCGGTGCTCAATACCTTTAAAACCCTGCACGAACAGGGGGTCCATTTTGAAATGACCAACCTGGTGGTCCCCGGATATGTGGATGACGCCGACATGGTCAAACAGATGTGCCGGTGGATCCTTGACAACCTGGGACCGAATTATCCTTTGCATTTTTTGCGCTTTTTCCCCAAATACAAACTCGACCGCCTGGCGCCCACCCCGCTGTCGACCCTGATCCGCTTCCGGGAACTGGCCATGGAAGCGGGCATCCGCTATGTCTATGTCGGCAACGTCTCTTTTCGCGAAGGCAACAACACCTACTGCCATAACTGTAAGAAGCTGCTGATCGAACGCATCGGATACATCATCCCGGCCTACAATCTGGACGGCGACCGCTGCAAGTATTGTCAGACGGTGATACCCGGCCGCTGGTAG